CAGCACTGGGTGCTTGATGTAATTTTTGCCGAAGACGCCAGCCGCATCCGCCGCGGTCAGGCCCCAGAAATCACCGCCGCGTTCCGCCGCCTGGCCCTCAATATTTTAAAACAGGACACCACCGTCAAAGATAACATCCGCGGAAAACGCCTCCGCGCCGGCTGGGACGAGACGGTGCTGGACAAGATTTATGCCGGTTTTAATAGGGATTGAACATGCGATTGCCGTGGCGAAGCGTGGGAGGTTATCCGCCGCAAAGCTTGAACGAAGATGCCGTGTTCTTTCGGCGAATCCATGAGACGCTGAATCAGTCGTTTGTCGCCCATCCGCTAAATCGAAATGATCGCTTCTTCCTTCTTCGCGGCAAATCGAAATACAAACACATGTGCATGAAAGGAGGAGAGAGCCCACTCGATCTCACTCCTGGTCATTACGAGTTAAAGCCGAGCCCCATCGCAGACACGGTTCTGCGTCAACGTGTCGATCAACTCGTGGAAGCACGAAAGCCGTTCATTTCGATTTGAACGAACTCTACGACGTCGACAGCAATACCTAAAGCGGCCTTCTTTTGTCGCAAACCCATAGAGGCTAGTCGTTACTCACATGTCTCATCACCCCACAAGAATCCAAAAATGCAAAACACCCCATTAATCATCGGAGCCCTCTCTGCCCAACACTATGACGATCGTCGCCAGGCCTGTCGTGATACGTGGGCGAGTAATCTCCCTAAGGAGGTCGACTTGGTTTTTCTGGTGGGCGATCCCCAGGCCAAGTCGGCTTATCGCGTTGACGATGTCTTATATTGTCCTTGTCCGGATAATTACGAAAGCTTGCCGCAAAAGACACGCTGGTTTTGCAATTGGGCCTTGGCCAGTGCTTCGTTCGACTTTCTCTTCAAATGCGATGACGATACCTACGTGGCGATTGATCGCCTTCTGTCGGTGCTTCCCAACCGCGATTATGTCGGGTACGACATCGGAGGTTATGCCAGCGGTGGAGCTGGGTATCTGCTAAGCCGCCGCGCCGCGCAAGTCGTGAGCACCAGGATGCATCAGTTAACTGGTGCCGAGGACGTGCTGGTTCAGGTCGCCTTGGCTGCGGCAGATATTCCTTTCGTCGCCGACTCACGATTTCATCCGTGGAATAATCAATGCCCCCGGCCTGAGAACACGCTTATCACTTCGCATTACTGCAATCCCCTGCAAATGAAGCAGGTTCATCGGAGGCTAGTCGGCGGCGACTCGCCGAAAAAAGAACTCCACCGCTTTTCGGCCGATCATCCGCACTGGCGCGATGAAGTCATTTTGTTTGATGACGGAACATTCGCTCGGGCCGCTGGCGACGAAGGGGATTTTGAGTGGAAGCCAGAGGCAACGCTGCTGTTGGAATGGTACCACTGGTCGCCTGAGCGGCTAGACTGGAATAAGGAAGCGGATGCTTTCCAAAGCCCGGATAAAGAATTTTCACTCCGAAGTCTGACGACATCGCTGGAATGAACGCCCCTCGGCAGCCAGCCTACAACAAGTCGGTTGATTACCAAGTCATCGAAAGCATCAGCAACCAAGGGAAACGTTTGGTTGCTTTTTTCGATTGCATTACTTCAGCTTGCCTTAGTGGCACTGCTTTCCAGAATCTGCTTGAGGCAGCGGAAGGATTGTAGGGCACGCTGTTGCCGCAGCGGCGTCAGCGTACCGAGTTCCTCCAGGTAGTCCACTTCGGTTTGGCTTTGCACCTCATCAATCGTTAGCCCCTCAAACATTTCGCAGAGATAAGAGATCGAAGCCTGGCAAACCATGCAGCCGACGGCGTTATGCCAGATCTGCTGTATCACCGGGCCATCGACTACCACTTGCAGCGAAACACGATCGGCACAGGTTCGGCTTGCGATGTCGCCGGTTTGACACGGCTGCTCGATGCTTCCTCGATGATAAGGATGTCGGGAGTGCGTCAGTAACCATTCCAAATCAGACATAATCGTAACCTATCGAAATGACGGTTAAGAACGATGCGATAGCATCAGCAAAAGAAGATTTCGGGCGAGGCAACCGCCGCGAAGCAAAAGAGCCATATCACTACCTCGATGGCGATCGAAACGGCCTTCGGCTGCCAATGAATATTGTAACCGACGAAGTTTACATTCTTGCTTGGATCGCCGAATAACTATTGAGATCACGACGACTCGAACTCCGGCCTATGCGATTCTACGATGTCAAATCGAATCAAGGGCGAACTCCATTGCTTAATCGTTCCACCGCCAAAGCCCCAATCACAGGACTCTACTCCACCCCGACCGCCTGAATGCCTTGACGGCGTGCTGCCAGCAAGGTCGTCCAGCTTCCGGCGAATGGATCGAGGACCTTAGGGTTTTCTTGGTGCCTGGTGCAGCGGCAGACTTCGCTGATGAGTTTGACTGTTTTTTGGGCTGCGTGAACTCGCTTGGTTCCCCTGACGAGTGACACCCGAAACGAGCCTGGCAAGCTGATACCGACGCTAGGTGCTTTGCCCTTGGATCCCCAGACGATGAATTCGCATTGCTGGCGGAACCGCCGAGCTTCGGCCTCGCGTTGACTTTGTCCCAGCTTGCTACGCCTTGCCAGATGAACCTGGCAAGCGTTTCAACAGTTCAAGCGTGCGGCGAATTATCACCAGCCCTGTTTATGCCGGGGATATCGTTTCCGGGCGACATCAATGGGGCGTTTTCGTAGCTTCTTCGACGACGGAGCGTCGGTTTGCGAAAGCGCCCGATCAATACGAAGCCGAACACGCCCCGGTATTAGCGACGTAGAAATCTGGCCCGCCACTGTCCGAAAGTCGTGGGCTATCGCAGTACTTCCAAGGAATCCGTTCTCTCACGAATTGCTTTCTTCGTTCTCGCTAAGCAGTTCAAGAAGATCACTGATCATCTTGTGCGATTCGATCGGGTGTCGAAGAGGTTGATCCGCGTTGATCAGGTAATGGTTTTGACGTCCTACCTTTTCTTTACGAATTACGCCTGCTTCCTCTAGATCGGCAATTATTCGCTGGACTGCGCGCTCTGTTATCCCGACTTTGATTGCAACCTCTCGGAGGACCATGCTCGGATTTCGCGATAAAATGACCAACACATGGGAGTGGTTCGTCAGGAATGTCCACCGTGCCGTGTTCGCTTTCTCTGGAGGGAGAGATTTCGTTGCGACGCTTCGGGAAGGGGACGCTCTTGTCTTCGGTACCGTACTAACAGGCTTTTTTTTTCTGGGAGGTGCCGCCATAGTTTCGCCCTCGCGAGGGATGTATCCAACTTGGGATCTCTTATCCCTAAAGTCTCATGGATAAACAACTTATCTTACGGCACGATTCGTGATTTGGCAATCCTGACACCAATGTCGTGTGTTGCCAGATTCATTCTAGACTCAAGTCCGTGCTCCCTTCCTGCCGAAAATCAACGACACGCAATTGACGACACATTTGTCGTGCTTTAAACTTCGCGTGTTATCTTGACGAAGCCACAGGACAATTTGGAAGAGGATGCCCGATGCCGATACCGCCGATGCTTATCTATGCTGCCCCGTTTGTGCTGGTGCTGGCACTGGCAATCCCAAGTTCATGGGCCAATCGCCATGCGGCTTTGATGCGACGGGTTTCCTATGCCTTGGTGTCTGTGAGCGGCGTCTGGTTTTCTTTGTTCTCGGTGCTCTTATTTTTCCGAGGAGAGGTCACTGACAGTTGGACATGGGGAGACCTGGATGGACATTTGAAAATCAGCATTTATTACGATCGAGTATCGGCATTGATAGCCCTCTTGATCTCGTATGTCGGATGGATCATTACTCGCTACGCCTACAGCTATATGAACGGCGATGCGAAAGCAGGGTATTTCCATAAGTGGCTGATGGTTTGCCTGGGAGCGATTCTCGGTTTGGTTATCAGTGGCAACTTGATTCAGCTTTTTGCGTTCTGGGTACTAACGAGTGTTGCACTTCATAAACTACTGACGCACTATTCCGATCGTTCCTGGGCAATGTGGACTGCCCGAAAGAAGTTCTTAATAAGTCGGCTGGGAGACTTATTTCTAGGGATTGCCATCTACCTCGTCTATCGGCTTTGGGGGACCGGCGAACTTAGTCAGCTTTTCGCTCGATTCCAGTCAGGGGGGCCGGGCGCGTTCGACGATCCTCTTGTTGCCCCCATCTGCATTCTCTTGGTACTGAGTGCCTTAACGAAGTCTGCTCAATTTCCTTTCCACAGTTGGCTACCAGATACCTTGGAGACGCCAACTCCTGTATCAGCACTAATGCATGCCGGCATTATTAACGGAGGGGGATTCCTCTTAATTCGATTAAGTCCCCTCGTTTCGCAATCGAGCAGTGCCCTGACGCTTTGCACCGCTGTCGGCGGCGGAACTTGCCTACTCGGCGGTGTCATCATGATGACGCAGTCTAGCATCAAGAAAAAGCTGGCCTACAGCACGATGTCTCAAATGGGATTCATGATGTTGCAGTGTGGACTAGGGGCCTTCTCAATTGCTTTGATCCACATCATTTTTCACTCGCTTTATAAATCCCATGCGTTTCTAAGGTCGGGCAGCGCC
The window above is part of the Bremerella cremea genome. Proteins encoded here:
- a CDS encoding DNA methyltransferase; amino-acid sequence: MSLVRGTKRVHAAQKTVKLISEVCRCTRHQENPKVLDPFAGSWTTLLAARRQGIQAVGVE
- a CDS encoding iron-sulfur cluster assembly scaffold protein, with protein sequence MSDLEWLLTHSRHPYHRGSIEQPCQTGDIASRTCADRVSLQVVVDGPVIQQIWHNAVGCMVCQASISYLCEMFEGLTIDEVQSQTEVDYLEELGTLTPLRQQRALQSFRCLKQILESSATKAS
- a CDS encoding recombinase family protein, whose product is MPDEPGKRFNSSSVRRIITSPVYAGDIVSGRHQWGVFVASSTTERRFAKAPDQYEAEHAPVLAT
- a CDS encoding helix-turn-helix transcriptional regulator, which codes for MAAPPRKKKPVSTVPKTRASPSRSVATKSLPPEKANTARWTFLTNHSHVLVILSRNPSMVLREVAIKVGITERAVQRIIADLEEAGVIRKEKVGRQNHYLINADQPLRHPIESHKMISDLLELLSENEESNS
- a CDS encoding proton-conducting transporter membrane subunit, translating into MPIPPMLIYAAPFVLVLALAIPSSWANRHAALMRRVSYALVSVSGVWFSLFSVLLFFRGEVTDSWTWGDLDGHLKISIYYDRVSALIALLISYVGWIITRYAYSYMNGDAKAGYFHKWLMVCLGAILGLVISGNLIQLFAFWVLTSVALHKLLTHYSDRSWAMWTARKKFLISRLGDLFLGIAIYLVYRLWGTGELSQLFARFQSGGPGAFDDPLVAPICILLVLSALTKSAQFPFHSWLPDTLETPTPVSALMHAGIINGGGFLLIRLSPLVSQSSSALTLCTAVGGGTCLLGGVIMMTQSSIKKKLAYSTMSQMGFMMLQCGLGAFSIALIHIIFHSLYKSHAFLRSGSAVTATPVPQPDVKGMQRFYALAFGMVISLGIIGGFLWATDTVSIQSASGLLLGLVLILALTYLIADSIATGSPKIVSLGIATAIFTGGIYFLSHKVLAQFTAEALPHETTHTSLAFYMATAVVAIGFLTLAVLQLAIIIFPNARPVQVLYVHAINGFYFDIAARRVTAMIWGKSAPTP